One Aliiroseovarius sediminilitoris DNA window includes the following coding sequences:
- the dnaJ gene encoding molecular chaperone DnaJ, producing MSKRDYYEVLGVSKGASAEELKKAYRKKAKELHPDRNSDNPDAEAQFKEANEAYDVLKDADKKAAYDRFGHAAFDGGMGGRPGGGHHGGNGDFASAFSDVFDDLFGDFMGGGRGGGARAQRGSDLRYNLRVTLEEAFAGLQKTINVPTSVSCDECSGTGAEAGAEPTVCPTCSGMGKVRAQQGFFTVERTCPTCQGTGQMIQNPCKSCGGAGRKHKERSLSVNIPAGVETGTRIRLSGEGEAGLRGGPTGDLYIFIDVAEHPIFDREGPHLHCRVPVSMASAALGGDIEVPTIDGGRSRVKIPAGSQSGRQMRLRSKGMPGLRGGPRGDMYIELAVETPVNLTAKQKELLRDFEKLSEENNPESSSFFTKVKSFWDSMKG from the coding sequence AGAGCTTCACCCTGATCGCAACTCGGACAACCCTGATGCCGAAGCCCAGTTCAAAGAGGCGAACGAGGCTTATGACGTGCTGAAGGATGCCGACAAGAAAGCGGCCTATGACCGGTTTGGGCATGCTGCCTTTGATGGCGGCATGGGCGGCCGTCCCGGTGGCGGGCACCATGGCGGCAATGGCGATTTCGCCAGTGCGTTTTCCGATGTGTTCGACGACCTGTTCGGTGACTTCATGGGCGGCGGTCGTGGCGGCGGCGCGCGCGCGCAACGAGGGTCTGATCTGCGCTATAACCTGCGTGTGACGCTGGAAGAAGCGTTCGCAGGGCTACAAAAGACCATCAACGTGCCGACATCCGTGTCCTGCGACGAATGCAGTGGCACAGGGGCCGAAGCGGGGGCCGAACCAACCGTTTGTCCGACCTGTTCGGGCATGGGAAAAGTGCGTGCCCAGCAAGGGTTCTTTACCGTCGAACGCACCTGCCCAACCTGTCAGGGCACCGGGCAGATGATCCAGAACCCCTGCAAAAGCTGCGGTGGCGCGGGCCGCAAGCACAAGGAACGCTCACTGTCGGTCAACATCCCGGCAGGGGTGGAAACCGGCACGCGGATCCGTTTGTCTGGCGAAGGCGAAGCCGGATTGCGCGGTGGTCCGACGGGGGATCTGTATATCTTCATCGACGTGGCCGAGCACCCGATCTTCGACCGCGAAGGCCCGCATCTTCATTGTCGCGTGCCAGTCTCGATGGCCTCTGCGGCGCTGGGCGGCGATATCGAAGTGCCGACCATCGACGGCGGCCGGTCGCGGGTGAAAATCCCGGCGGGCAGCCAATCGGGGCGGCAGATGCGTCTGCGGTCAAAAGGTATGCCGGGCCTGCGGGGCGGGCCGCGTGGCGATATGTATATCGAACTTGCGGTGGAAACGCCGGTGAACCTGACCGCGAAGCAAAAAGAGCTGTTGCGCGATTTCGAAAAACTGTCGGAAGAGAACAATCCCGAAAGCTCATCCTTCTTCACCAAGGTGAAGAGTTTTTGGGACAGTATGAAAGGCTAA